CGGACACGACGGGCGCCAAAATAGCTTTCATCCAGTTCAACTTCGCCGCATTTAAACGGACTGTCCAGTTCGCAACACTCCGCAATCCGCTGACGAACTGCATAAAAAATCCGGTTGATGGTGTTGCGGCTCAGCCCGGTAAGAACAGCAATCTTCGATGCTTCAATATCCACCGAGAAGCAGCGGATAATACGCCGGAAATCGTGTTCCGAAATCCTTGAATGAAAAATATATTTATTACTCATTTCAAGACAACATCTTAAGGGCTATGTCAACCCCATTAACTTGTCTTGAAGCAAAAATAAAAATTGGTCCGCAGATAACGTAGATGAACGCAGATGTTTAAACCACGGGATACACAACACACACGGAAGTTTTGCAGAAAGCATCAGGCATTCAGGGATTAGCAGAGAGGCAGAGTAGTAGACACGGCGCCCTCGCCACGTTCCGTGTTCAGGGTTTTCAGTTTACAGTTGAAAGTTGAAAAGTTCTCAGTGCGCTCTGCGGTTTATCAATCATTCTGCCCGTAATTATTTTGCGATTGTTGCGGCTATACATGAATTTAAAATGCTCTGGAGCCGCGGTCAACGCCCGCGGCTCCGGTGCGGCAAATGAAAAGGTATGCGTTTTTATTCCGGTAATTCCACATGTACACGGAAGAAACGATAGGGTGAATTCGTTGCCGATGTCGGATGCCATGCACCGGTTAATGTCTCACACCCTTCGATGATATATCTGCGGGCAGAGCCCAAATCCGGCTCCCAGTAAATTTCAATATCGTCTGCGTCAATGCGTTTAAAACAGACCGTGAACCGGGATGCGGCATTCGTTGGATTTGTGCCGGCAACATAATCGCGCCAGACCGCGCCCTTGCCGCAATAATCACTTCCGGCAGCCGCTTCATATTCATGCTCCGGACTGCCTGAAACAACAAGACCGTGTTCTTCCAGCCATGAGTAGGGCACAGCCGCCGGCGTCTGCAGTGTTGCCATCGGCTGAACCAGCAGGCCGTCGCGAATGAAAAAGATATTCGCACTCACCGGCGCAACCGGGTTAACCCCGTACCACTCAATAAAGACACCGCCGTCGGCAGCGGCCATCGAAAGCTCATAATCGTTCCGGTCTCCGGCAAGTGTAACAGATAAATCCGCAACATACATGATGGCCGCATTGCGGCTGTATTCATAGGTGCCGGTCACAATCACACCGTTCGTCTGTTTAACACGTACTGTTCCGTCACTGAGGAAGGACAGTTGTACGAATTCTTCACCGGCCAGCAGCTCAAGAGATTTACCCGCCAGCGATTCCGGCGCAACGGCCTCCATAGCGCTTAAAACAAAGGTGTTTGTCTCAATATAACCGTACATGTAGTCCGAAATGACCGTCCCGTTGGTTGCTGTTGCAAACCGGAAGGTATGGATTGAGGTATTGGTATAGAGATTCCCGTTATACACATCGACTTCCGTCAACGTCAGACGTGCTCTCTTTCTATCCACCGTAACCGCCGTATATTCACCGAAACTTTCCAGTTCCAGACCGTACAAGGGGTCATCATCTTCAACGCTGATGAATTTTCCATCCGGACGGAATATGTAGACGTCGGTGTCGTCATCATCTTCTTCATAAACAGCCAGCATTTTGTCTCCGAAAGATGCCGGAACCAATGACGGCTGTATTGCACCGACGGTAAACATATTGCATTCAATAACGGCGTCATTGAACTGCGGGTCTGTTTGAATCATGATACCGGCAGTCTCTGTAACCATGGTTAAATCAAGCCGTCTGGTACTGCTGAAACCGCTGCCTGCCGCCAGGAGGTTCGCATGAGCGCCTTTACCGGCGGTGTACTGATATGTACCGCCGCCCGACAGACCCCGGTCATTATAGAACAGATACTCTGTGTCATTAACAAAAGTCAGCTCAACGGCTTCGTCGAACGAATCGAAACACATTTCCTGCCCGGAAAGAGTCAGCGGCGCCGCAACAGCATCCGTCAGCACAAAGCGATTGGTTTCAATCTGATCCTCACCGCCACCCCAGCCGCTATTCATATCTTTAACACAGACCACTGTACCGCTGTCCGATGTCTCAAAGTTAAACTGATAGGTTATCCTGGCCAGCGGGAACCAGCCATTGTACCAATAATCCCCGCCAATATTCACATTGATTGACAGCACCGTCTGATCACCAATCCGCACATAGTCATAAGTTCCGGCAAAATTGAATTCATCGACATCGCCGTCAAGCTTTGCGGCCGCAGCGCGGCCATCACTGCGTAACACGACACATTCCGGCGGTCCCTCTTCTCTGATAATCGTCAGCATGTTGCCGCTGATCTGCTCCGGAGACAGATTGGGAACCGCAGCAATGTCACTGAGCACAAACAAACCCCGCCCGGCGTACGGGCTCAGAATATTAGCCTCTGCGAGCACGCCGATTTCATCGGTGAACATCGTCACTAAAAATTCATCCGGCGAAAACCTGCCATCATCCGTTTCAAGCGCTGCACAGGACGAAGTCAGGGAGTTCCAGATATATTCATACTCACCGATGCCGTATTCAAACTCTCCGTTATTTTCAACTTCAATGAATGAATATTTGCCGCCTGTGCTGAAAATCATCTCCAGCGTTTTATCTTCGCCCTGAAATACGATTTTCTTTCCGGTCAGCCGGTCGGGAGCCGTTGAGGTCATATCCGCTAATACAAAGGTGTTCGTTTCCCATCCATTGGCATTGATAACAACTCCATTGGTTCTCGTTTCAAACTGGAGGCTATAAACCTCTATTGTGGACGACAGTGCTCCGCCAGACACCCAAGAGCCTGTTTCCTCTGTTGTAATCAGAAGATTGGTGGTATCTACGGCAGTGCTGGAATAAACACCGACGCCACCAAGTGTTATAGCCTCAGCCGGATCTTTTTCAAGTCTGGCATATATGCCGTCCGGACGGAATAAATGATACTCAACATTCCCGTTTCCGGTATAAATCGTAAGCATTTTTTCCGCAAGCTGTTCCGGAATATAGCTTTCAAATTCATACGCCCCGATATCCACCGTGCCGCCCTGTATGCGCGGATTGCCGGCAAGGTCAACGTCACCCATAGCAAATTCATTATGCCCGGCATTAATACACGGTGAATCTGCTTGTAGATACAGATTGCCGCCCCCTGCATTCACAAACAATGGATCTGCATCAATATTACCAATTCCGGAAGGCAGCGGTGCGGTGCAGGAATATGCAAAGCTGCTGTCATTATAATTGCTGCCGATATTGGCGGAGTTACCCCACACGATACAATGATCCAGTGTGCTGTATATCGTGCCGCCGCCCCAGTCTGCTGTATTTCCAA
This genomic stretch from Kiritimatiellales bacterium harbors:
- a CDS encoding IS1595 family transposase → MSNKYIFHSRISEHDFRRIIRCFSVDIEASKIAVLTGLSRNTINRIFYAVRQRIAECCELDSPFKCGEVELDESYFGARRVR